The sequence tagcaatgtgctcaatcatgctagcaacacgttaaaacatgcaaacaatgtgttaaatcatgttaacaaatgctaaaacatgctagtaatgtgttaaatcaggcaagcaacatgctaatcatgctagcaatgtgctaaatcatACTAGCagtgtgttaaatcatgctagcaacacgttaaaacatgcaaacaataggtgcgtcccaatttgcatacttatgcactatcctatgacgtttttaagtacaaatagtGCGAGTAGTGTGTTCAAACTGAAcagaagagacttatttcaaaaatgttttaatgttttatgtgtttaaatgttttaattaacagTTTCATTAACTCACCTTTTTTAACGGGAGTGGGAACAAAGAGCTTGTCGTCATAACTCTTCTCTCGGCCAATGAAATCAGTCAGAGGAAACGTGCCTTTAGGTGTCCGCACCATTCGCCTGGTAATCCCGTCTTTCACACACATGAAAAGAGCCACACAAACtcattttaaatacacaaattCATGCAAAACAAGCTTCACTCCAATATCATGCATGTATCATGCATGCCCAAATGACGTAAAATTTCATGAATGCTTAATGCGTTTGAAATTACCGTTGTGTGATCCCGGTATGAACCACAGGCAGCCGTTCTCAAGTGTAGCGTCTTCCAGAGCAATCCATACGCCCATCACCCTTCCCAGAGGCTGCGTGTAAAGGAAGGTGGCGTCCTGGTGAGGTGTCACTGAAGTCAAGGGTTAAAGGTCAACAAAGTGCTTTTGTATCGCTTTCTCATTGGTTAAAGATGTAGGCGGGTCTTACCTTCTCCACCAATCCCTGGTTGCTGTTTACAGAACAGACACAGAAGAGGCGAGTAATGAAAATATTATCCTTTCACTGAATGTAAGCATCATTTATAAGCCAACATATATTTACTCTACCTTAAAGATGTACATACTCTGCAGAATAACTGGATTTATCAGGCCGAGTTTCTTACCCAGGTTCTGCAGATAAgaagcaaacacacacattatgaAACCGggttgtgttgttttaaagAGGTTTTGGGCCCTAAAGTGTCTCATAAATCTGATTAAAACAAATGAGTTTTCAAAATGAGCGTTTACATGAAGACCACAATTTACTTTCGTTTACATGAAAGTTTGGTCTTTACTTGAACTTTTGGTGAGTGGGTGACTGCTTTAAACAGCGGCTCATACGCGTGGAGAGCTGTTGGGAagataaaacacaaatacatgaggggcaaaagaaatgaaaataaatcagATGATAGGGTGTgcttaaatattaatatcttaTATGGCTTGTCAATACTCACCATGGCCGATTTTATTCAAGGAATGTTCTCTTGGCACAATGAACTCTCCTGAAAACACAACAGGTTCATTATGGGATGTGGGATGGGATTCCTGGGAGTTTTTTGTTTACATCTCAGCACAACAAACCTTTATCATCAAACACGCCTTTCTCAAAGAAGAAACGGATCTTGTCTCCGCTTGTGATGAAATAGTCTGCATTTCCCTGGACAAACACAAAATACGACATGATGTGACTGAGTTGACCATTCTAAATGTACATGGATTTACATGGGACTTGGTTatatgtttaaagggttagttcacccaaaaatgaaaataatgtcattaattactcaccctcatgccattctaCACTCTAAGACACATTtgtttcatcttcagaacacaaattaagatattttgatcaaatctgatggctcagtgcatactgcattgacagcaagatcatCAACAccttcaatgcccagaaagctactaaagacatttaaaacagttcatgtgactacagtggttcaaccttaatgttatgaagcaatgagaatactttttgtgtgccaaaaaatcaaaataatgacttttcaacaacatagtgatgggcagatttcaaaacactgcttcggagctttacaaaACGAATTAGTGACTCGGATCTctacggagccccgcacatgacacgcaagaaaaaaaaattatgatttacacgatttactatttcgttccctcgatttactaattagtgtgcacgatttactatttcattccctcgatttattaatttgtgtgcacgatttactatttcgttccctcgatttactaattagtgtgcacg comes from Chanodichthys erythropterus isolate Z2021 chromosome 22, ASM2448905v1, whole genome shotgun sequence and encodes:
- the phyhd1 gene encoding phytanoyl-CoA dioxygenase domain-containing protein 1; translation: MDVLTEQDVQKYQDEGYLVLDGLLTPEECDALRERMSEIIDRMDVPEHCRIQFSTDHDEQLKTQGNADYFITSGDKIRFFFEKGVFDDKGEFIVPREHSLNKIGHALHAYEPLFKAVTHSPKVQNLGKKLGLINPVILQSMYIFKQPGIGGEVTPHQDATFLYTQPLGRVMGVWIALEDATLENGCLWFIPGSHNDGITRRMVRTPKGTFPLTDFIGREKSYDDKLFVPTPVKKGGAVLIHGEVVHRSAANTSDASRHVYTFHIMESQNTIWSPENWLQPTEELPFPSLYT